TCTCCGGTATCAAATTCCACCCTGTGATCGTTAAGATCGATGTCATGTCAAGCTACCGCGTGCAATATTCCTGCCTCGTCAACCCACCCGTAATAGGTTCTGTTTAGTGCCTGCTGTTCAAGCGTATCTGAGTCATCTGCAAATACCACGACCATACCCTGCTGCTGGAGCGAATGAATCACTCCGTTTTCGCAATCGGGAGCAACCAGCACCGTATGGCTGGCTGGCTGGGGAGCAATGAGATGGGCTAAACTATCTACATAAAGGGTAAAACCACACCCAGGTTCAAGATGCTGGCTTTGCTGCACGATGTAACGCCCGCCCCGCCCTAATTCAACAGCCGTATGACGGGAGAAAATAGAAAAACCTATTCCGGTGTGATAGTCAAAATAATCTGCTTCTGCTGCATCAATCGTTACATGGACATGCGGATAATGCCTTGCAATCATGGCAACAATGGTTTCCAAACGTCCGCAAAGCTCGAGTGTTTTTTCAGTTAACGGCAATGAGCGTATATGCAACAATGTATCTTGGACCGATCCGTAAAGTGTAATCAGCGGAATAAAATAATGATGGTCATCCCCGGCTAATACTTTAATCGATTGCAGGTCCTTTTTACTCAACGCTTCCTTTAACTGAAGTTGCGTATCCAGGCTCAAGTTTAAATGCTTGAACAAATCACGAACAATCGGCGGCATAATTAAATCAATGGCAACGTCGGTAATGCCAAGCACAGACAATGCCCCAAGCGCCACACGCACCACTTCAGAATCGGCAGAAACACTATCAGATCCCAACAACTCAAAGCCAACCTGAGTACGCTGGCGCTTGCCTTCAATACCCTCGCCTTTGGTGCGCAGCACCTCACCAGCATAACATAAGCGAAG
This window of the Alphaproteobacteria bacterium genome carries:
- a CDS encoding ATP phosphoribosyltransferase regulatory subunit, with product MSADSPYHFALLPPGFFDVIEEQASSHERVRGVLLAHFQQYGYQLVRPPLMEFETSLFADSNQPLRKHAFQLIDPISHHMLGIRPDITTQVARIAVSRLAYLPRPLRLCYAGEVLRTKGEGIEGKRQRTQVGFELLGSDSVSADSEVVRVALGALSVLGITDVAIDLIMPPIVRDLFKHLNLSLDTQLQLKEALSKKDLQSIKVLAGDDHHYFIPLITLYGSVQDTLLHIRSLPLTEKTLELCGRLETIVAMIARHYPHVHVTIDAAEADYFDYHTGIGFSIFSRHTAVELGRGGRYIVQQSQHLEPGCGFTLYVDSLAHLIAPQPASHTVLVAPDCENGVIHSLQQQGMVVVFADDSDTLEQQALNRTYYGWVDEAGILHAVA